The Pyrenophora tritici-repentis strain M4 chromosome 2, whole genome shotgun sequence genome window below encodes:
- a CDS encoding DDE-3 multi-domain protein: protein MPGTGHRLQPAVLQAILDRIAACESDRAISRATGASRNTVAKLRLSLEFWGVPYPPRCVRLGRPSILRQAQREGLQAYLNGSPGAYMDEMRDFLYDEYDVRISLASVYRELEKMRWSRKLATKRAKEQSEPLRRLYLARMAQHYKAEQIVALDESACNERTGDRKYGWSPIGEPVELSHSFRRSERWSLLPAMTIDGYISYKIFQGAITSEILEDFLEFQVLPFCNPHPGPASVIVLDNASIHRSERVRVLCQSAGVLLEYLPPYSPDFNPIEKSFKQLKGWMKRNSAQAENFIDFGVFLEYAAQLVCCNINCRSWFHRCGYPY, encoded by the coding sequence atgccaggcaccggccaccgcttgcagcccgctgttctccaggctatcctcgaccgaattgctgcctgcgaaagtgatcgagccatctctagagctacaggtgcgagccgtaacacagtagcaaagctgaggttgagcttagagttttggggcgtgccttatccgccgcgctgcgttcgacttgggcggccatctatactccggcaagctcagcgcgaaggccttcaggcatacctcaatggctcaccgggcgcatacatggatgagatgagggacttcttgtacgacgagtacgacgttaggataagccttgcgagcgtttaccgagagctagagaagatgagatggtctcgcaagcttgcaacaaagcgggcaaaggagcagagtgagccactccgccgcctctatcttgccaggatggcgcaacactataaggcggagcagatcgttgcgttggacgagagcgcctgcaatgagcgtacgggcgaccgcaagtatggctggtctccaatcggggagccggtggagctatcacacagcttcaggcgatcagaacggtggtcgctgctgccagccatgacgatagatggctacataagctataagatctttcaaggcgcgattacatctgagatcctagaagacttcttagagtttcaagtgctgccgttctgcaatcctcacccagggccagcctcagtaatcgtgcttgataacgcctccatccatcgatcagagcgtgtacgggtgctttgccaaagtgctggagtactccttgagtatctgccgccatactcaccagatttcaaccccatcgagaagagctttaagcagctcaaggggtggatgaaaaggaattcagcgcaagcggagaacttcattgactttggggtctttcttgagtatgcagcgcagctggtgtgctgtaatattaactgcagaagctggttccataggtgtggctatccctattaa